In Oncorhynchus tshawytscha isolate Ot180627B unplaced genomic scaffold, Otsh_v2.0 Un_contig_2225_pilon_pilon, whole genome shotgun sequence, one DNA window encodes the following:
- the emc10 gene encoding ER membrane protein complex subunit 10 isoform X1: MASVPRLCLLLSIIPTILILCADFACCNTGRKTGDGLDTDFSGFSVPLEHSFEVDDVSRFRMRGALQLRGGRETSVSLSQSQLSEEDRNTLKEVAAVDGLYKIRVPRVSLTDRQTERQMDGYLTAFVRACSLVESHLSDVITLHTDVSGYLIGVSIVTIPGACRGTEVEDEVDLEAFNTTLTIIPPTNAPQPETALFIERMDIEHEKRGKPQEQKSFFAKYWMYIVPLVLFLMMSGAQDQSGGGAANGGGR; the protein is encoded by the exons ATGGCTTCAGTTCCACGGTTGTGTTTGTTACTGTCAATTATTCCCACAATACTTATATTGTGTGCTGATTTTGCGTGTTGCAACACTGGCAGAAAG ACTGGTGATGGGCTGGACACAGACTTCAGTGGATTCTCTGTCCCTCTTGAGCATTCCTTTGAAGTTG atGATGTGTCTCGGTTCCGTATGCGTGGAGCTCTGCAGTTAAGGGGTGGGAGGGAGACCAGTGTGTCCCTCTCCCAGAGCCAGCTATCAGAGGAGGACAGGAACACTCTGAAG GAAGTGGCTGCTGTGGATGGTCTGTACAAAATCCGAGTGCCCAGAGTGTCtttgacagacaggcagacagagcgcCAGATGGATGGCTACCTGACGGCGTTCGTCAGAGCG tgCTCTTTAGTTGAGTCCCACCTCAGCGATGTCATCACCCTCCACACTGATGTCTCTGGCTACCTCATCGGCGTTTCCATAGTGACCATTCCAGGCGCGTGTCGGGGGACAGAGGTGGAGGACGAAGTTGATCTGGAGGCCTTTAATACTACGCTGACCATCATACCGCCTACCAATGCACCCCA GCCGGAGACGGCTCTGTTTATTGAGCGCATGGACATAGAACATGAAAAGAGAGGCAAGCCACAGGAGCAGAAATCCTTCTTTGCCAAATAT TGGATGTACATTGTTCCCCTCGTTCTCTTCCTGATGATGTCAGGAGCTCAGGATCAGTCCGGGGGTGGAGCAGCTAATGGAGGAGGCCGATGA
- the emc10 gene encoding ER membrane protein complex subunit 10 isoform X2, producing the protein MASVPRLCLLLSIIPTILILCADFACCNTGRKTGDGLDTDFSGFSVPLEHSFEVDDVSRFRMRGALQLRGGRETSVSLSQSQLSEEDRNTLKEVAAVDGLYKIRVPRVSLTDRQTERQMDGYLTAFVRACSLVESHLSDVITLHTDVSGYLIGVSIVTIPGACRGTEVEDEVDLEAFNTTLTIIPPTNAPQPETALFIERMDIEHEKRGKPQEQKSFFAKYWYLILGGAIFLMASSSAQPSAGGAEEQQS; encoded by the exons ATGGCTTCAGTTCCACGGTTGTGTTTGTTACTGTCAATTATTCCCACAATACTTATATTGTGTGCTGATTTTGCGTGTTGCAACACTGGCAGAAAG ACTGGTGATGGGCTGGACACAGACTTCAGTGGATTCTCTGTCCCTCTTGAGCATTCCTTTGAAGTTG atGATGTGTCTCGGTTCCGTATGCGTGGAGCTCTGCAGTTAAGGGGTGGGAGGGAGACCAGTGTGTCCCTCTCCCAGAGCCAGCTATCAGAGGAGGACAGGAACACTCTGAAG GAAGTGGCTGCTGTGGATGGTCTGTACAAAATCCGAGTGCCCAGAGTGTCtttgacagacaggcagacagagcgcCAGATGGATGGCTACCTGACGGCGTTCGTCAGAGCG tgCTCTTTAGTTGAGTCCCACCTCAGCGATGTCATCACCCTCCACACTGATGTCTCTGGCTACCTCATCGGCGTTTCCATAGTGACCATTCCAGGCGCGTGTCGGGGGACAGAGGTGGAGGACGAAGTTGATCTGGAGGCCTTTAATACTACGCTGACCATCATACCGCCTACCAATGCACCCCA GCCGGAGACGGCTCTGTTTATTGAGCGCATGGACATAGAACATGAAAAGAGAGGCAAGCCACAGGAGCAGAAATCCTTCTTTGCCAAATAT TGGTATTTGATTCTGGGAGGTGCAATCTTCCTCATGGCCAGCAGTTCGGCACAACCCTCAGCAGGGGGAGCCGAAGAGCAGCAGAGCTGA